In Saccharicrinis fermentans DSM 9555 = JCM 21142, a genomic segment contains:
- a CDS encoding nucleoside deaminase, which yields MNKHKEYMARAIELSVYNVERGGGPFGAVIVKDGEIVGEGFNEVTASNDPTAHAEVVAIRNAARKLQNFDLSGCTIYTSCEPCPMCLGAIYWAKIARMYYGNTKSDADRIGFNDDFIYREIDKPLGERQLFSEQLMREEALVAFRLWKDSGDKTEY from the coding sequence ATGAACAAACATAAGGAGTACATGGCGCGTGCTATTGAGTTATCTGTATATAATGTGGAAAGGGGTGGTGGACCCTTTGGTGCGGTTATTGTCAAAGATGGAGAAATTGTGGGAGAAGGTTTTAATGAGGTAACGGCTTCCAATGATCCTACTGCCCATGCCGAAGTTGTTGCCATTAGAAATGCGGCCCGTAAATTACAGAATTTTGATTTGTCAGGCTGTACTATTTATACTTCATGCGAACCTTGTCCTATGTGCTTGGGTGCCATTTATTGGGCCAAAATTGCTCGTATGTATTATGGTAATACTAAAAGTGATGCCGATAGGATAGGCTTTAATGATGATTTTATCTATAGAGAGATAGATAAGCCGCTGGGTGAACGCCAATTATTCTCTGAGCAACTGATGCGCGAAGAGGCTCTTGTGGCTTTTAGATTGTGGAAAGACAGTGGTGATAAAACCGAGTATTAG
- a CDS encoding LytR/AlgR family response regulator transcription factor translates to MKEIKVLIADDDYRVCDAIEKILTQNFSAIEIVASSDSVDNTVDSLYRVHPQIAILDIHLIGGTAMEVIKRTPDLDYKVIFMSAYQEYALEDIRFASIDFIYKPLDINELIVTVDQVIVELIEQGYEKKIQTLFNNSSNPGSHKQIILKSSDSITSVSISDIICGESLYGKSRFHFAKNKPLETNKPLRRYESMLQSYQFYRCHTQFMINLNHVHKIDYLSQTVLMSNGMSIPADTRRFDGLKQKLQDIIAKDLSLATSYRISK, encoded by the coding sequence ATGAAAGAGATCAAGGTACTTATAGCGGATGATGATTACAGAGTATGTGATGCCATTGAAAAAATATTAACGCAAAACTTTAGCGCTATTGAAATTGTTGCCTCATCGGACTCTGTTGACAACACGGTCGACTCACTCTACCGTGTACATCCACAAATAGCCATCCTTGACATACATTTGATTGGAGGCACAGCCATGGAAGTCATAAAAAGAACCCCAGACCTTGATTACAAAGTAATATTCATGTCGGCCTATCAAGAATACGCATTAGAAGACATTCGTTTTGCATCCATAGACTTCATATACAAGCCCCTAGACATCAACGAGCTAATAGTAACCGTAGACCAAGTAATAGTCGAATTGATTGAACAAGGATATGAAAAAAAGATTCAAACGCTATTCAACAACTCTTCCAATCCTGGCAGCCACAAACAAATCATACTAAAAAGTTCAGACAGCATCACCTCCGTTTCCATATCAGACATCATATGTGGCGAATCCTTATATGGTAAATCCAGATTTCACTTTGCCAAAAACAAACCATTGGAGACGAACAAGCCGCTGCGCAGATACGAATCCATGCTCCAATCTTACCAATTTTACCGATGCCACACCCAATTTATGATCAACTTAAACCACGTACACAAAATAGATTATCTTTCACAAACAGTACTCATGAGTAATGGGATGAGCATACCCGCAGACACACGCCGCTTTGATGGTCTTAAGCAAAAATTACAAGACATCATTGCAAAGGATCTCTCATTAGCTACCTCCTACAGAATATCAAAATAA